In Candidatus Palauibacter australiensis, the genomic window GATGACGTCCGGATCGAGCCTTTCGAGGACGGCCCCGTCGATCTCGTACACGCTGCCGTGTTCGACCATGGCCTGTCGCACGGCGGCGTCGATCTCCCCGCTCGTGAGGCCCTCCGGGTCGAAGCGGGGGCGGCTGACGCGAGGACGGTCGAGCAGGTGCGGCGGGTGATCGCACTCGTGCGAGATGCCGACGAGACTCTCGCCGAGACCGAGCGCGTCGACGATCTCGGTGCCGGACGCGAGGAGCGAGACGATGCGCATCAGTACTGCGGCATCGCGGGATCGATCTCCTCGGCCCACGCGAGGATCCCCCCCGCGAGGTTCACGGCGTGCTCGAACCCGACCGCGCGCAGGTACTCGACGGCGCGGTCGCCGCGGGGGCCCGAGCGGCAGTGGATGACGAGGGGTTCCGACGCGTCCAGGCTCTCCACCGCCTCCGGGAGCGTGGCGAGCGGCACGAGCCGCGCCCCCGCCTCCTCCAGGTTGCAGATCGCCCACTCGTAGTCTTCGCGTACGTCGATGAGCTGGAAACGCTCGCCGGCGTCGACCCGGCGCTTCAGTTCGTGTACGTCGATGTCGAGGCCGTGCAAGGCGCCCTCCGTTTCCGTGCGATCCTCCGCGCCGCCGCCGGTCTCCCCGCAGAAGCGCTCGTAGTCGATGAGTTCCGTCACCGTCGGCTCCGGGCCGCACACCACGCACTCGGCGTCACGGGCGATGTCCAGCGAGCGGAACTCCATGCGGAGCGCGTCGATGAGGAGCAGGCGTCCGGCGAGCGTGTCGCCGATCCCCGCCAGCCACTTGATCGCCTCGTTTGCCTGGATCGATCCCACGATGCCGGGCAGGACCCCGAGCACCCCGGCTTCCGCGCAATTCGGCACGAGATCCGGAGGCGGAGGATCCCGGAACAGGCAGCGATAGCAGGGGCCATCCGGAGCCGCGAACACCGACGCCTGACCCTCTAAGCGGAGGATGGCCCCGTACGCGAACGGTATCCCGAGCATCACGCAGGCATCGTTCACGAGATACCGGGTCGGGAAGTTGTCGCTGCCGTCGATGACGAAGTCCCATCCCTCGAGAATCTCGAACGCGTTCCCCGAATCCAGGCGCGTCTCGAAGGTCTCGACGGCGACGTCCGGGTTCAGCCCCGCGAGCCGCGCCCGGGCGGAGGCGAGCTTCGGCGTCCCGACCGCATCCGTGTCGTATAGCACCTGGCGCTGCAGGTTCGAGAGTTCCACGCGGTCGTGGTCCA contains:
- the moeB gene encoding molybdopterin-synthase adenylyltransferase MoeB codes for the protein MNRGLSRDELVRYGRHVSIPEVGVEGQRRLLASSVLIVGAGGLGSPAALYLAAAGVGRLGLVDHDRVELSNLQRQVLYDTDAVGTPKLASARARLAGLNPDVAVETFETRLDSGNAFEILEGWDFVIDGSDNFPTRYLVNDACVMLGIPFAYGAILRLEGQASVFAAPDGPCYRCLFRDPPPPDLVPNCAEAGVLGVLPGIVGSIQANEAIKWLAGIGDTLAGRLLLIDALRMEFRSLDIARDAECVVCGPEPTVTELIDYERFCGETGGGAEDRTETEGALHGLDIDVHELKRRVDAGERFQLIDVREDYEWAICNLEEAGARLVPLATLPEAVESLDASEPLVIHCRSGPRGDRAVEYLRAVGFEHAVNLAGGILAWAEEIDPAMPQY